The Caulifigura coniformis genome includes a region encoding these proteins:
- a CDS encoding DUF4339 domain-containing protein translates to MSKQWYYEAMGAPVGPITSTELKACVLARRISPETRIRLGDDGKWQTADRVKGLFDAPVTPPAPAKPAAPSRTPTVSVTTPTAAETGTAEISTIQTAELTIPVAGVTPALSVSTGTASPAADDDSDTDYDFFKFVGFENAIGHALNDVLREYCRVHHVTMTQATRRALADFLGRKDLNGDPPAAAPAPESFGVG, encoded by the coding sequence ATGTCGAAGCAGTGGTACTACGAAGCGATGGGCGCGCCGGTCGGGCCCATTACCTCCACCGAACTCAAGGCCTGCGTCCTGGCCCGGCGGATCAGCCCCGAAACCCGCATCCGGCTCGGTGATGACGGCAAGTGGCAGACGGCCGACCGCGTGAAGGGCCTCTTCGACGCCCCCGTCACGCCTCCGGCCCCTGCGAAGCCGGCCGCTCCCTCCAGAACGCCCACCGTCTCGGTCACGACGCCGACGGCCGCCGAAACCGGCACGGCCGAAATCTCGACAATCCAGACCGCCGAACTCACGATCCCCGTCGCCGGCGTCACCCCCGCCCTCTCCGTCTCGACCGGAACCGCCTCACCCGCCGCCGACGACGACAGCGATACGGACTACGACTTCTTCAAGTTCGTCGGCTTCGAGAACGCCATCGGGCATGCGCTGAACGACGTCCTCAGGGAGTACTGCCGCGTCCATCACGTCACCATGACGCAGGCGACCCGGCGCGCCCTCGCCGATTTCCTCGGACGCAAAGACCTCAACGGCGACCCGCCGGCAGCCGCCCCCGCGCCCGAATCCTTCGGAGTCGGCTGA
- a CDS encoding type II secretion system protein GspD, with amino-acid sequence MNGRPFRIAAAGLGAALIASIVAGLSHFRIESRLLARSIRIPVSSATVVLAASSPSASPTHAQTSPALPPAPLPAIPLPPDVETNALDLLAQTLPQRDPVSRGMSRPGMAVVSNLRRKKEFVELPPPPEFLDEPAADLAVAPPLPVRSIEPAADSRLLAEIASLKSELERLGQQQRLEREVERDRHARELADVATEHRLAELKASIEELKAKQSEARTAMLQEEPAPPVFERTVPQPPPEVALPVAEAPAVDPTVRIVESTTANHFDFHFDAASLQVALARIGEHGAMNLVISPEIAGMVTASWKNITAREALDAVCLAHGLTVQANGGFLLVSRPKEPPARVEPAKKTVAQMFRPLYISGRDLRPLIEPLLTPNVGRVSVTLPQSTGEARRIPGGADSLSQPDAVMVVDYPEVIELVARTISELDVPAPHVELEATILDVQLSGRVKDGVGSLIANGEFSHRPGFVSLDDPQMSMPCDSCCQTCDMPCSEVVRKLKLWTDVKLVSNARLLVLNKQPAELQVGSESLAILPRGGTMSTSAVDGGMRLFVRPFVSADHLVRLEVAPEAITSRSQPMNTRRETFASVATNVAVPNGGSLVIAGLNVDQSVAPSAIFQGFGRPKKKHKDEADRAVRREIVIMITPRVVQGCGPLH; translated from the coding sequence ATGAACGGACGGCCGTTCCGGATCGCAGCGGCAGGACTGGGCGCGGCGCTCATAGCGAGCATCGTTGCCGGACTCTCGCATTTCCGGATCGAGTCCCGACTTCTCGCGCGGTCGATCAGAATCCCCGTCTCATCCGCCACCGTTGTACTCGCGGCCAGTTCGCCGTCCGCCTCGCCGACTCACGCACAGACTTCTCCCGCTCTCCCGCCCGCTCCTCTGCCGGCGATCCCTCTTCCGCCGGACGTTGAGACCAACGCGCTCGACCTCCTTGCCCAGACGCTGCCGCAACGCGACCCCGTCTCGCGCGGCATGTCGCGGCCCGGGATGGCCGTCGTGTCGAATCTCCGCCGAAAGAAGGAGTTCGTCGAACTCCCTCCGCCCCCCGAGTTCCTCGATGAGCCGGCCGCCGACCTCGCCGTCGCTCCCCCCTTGCCCGTCCGGTCGATCGAGCCGGCCGCCGATTCCCGCCTTCTCGCGGAAATCGCCAGTCTGAAAAGTGAACTCGAGCGACTGGGCCAGCAGCAACGGCTCGAACGCGAAGTCGAGCGCGACCGGCATGCTCGGGAACTCGCGGACGTCGCGACGGAGCATCGCCTGGCCGAACTGAAAGCTTCCATCGAAGAGCTGAAGGCGAAACAGTCCGAAGCGCGCACCGCGATGCTACAGGAGGAGCCGGCCCCGCCAGTCTTCGAACGCACCGTCCCGCAGCCGCCGCCCGAAGTGGCCCTTCCCGTCGCGGAAGCCCCCGCAGTCGATCCCACGGTCCGGATCGTCGAATCCACAACGGCGAACCATTTCGACTTCCATTTCGACGCCGCCAGCCTCCAGGTCGCCCTCGCCCGCATCGGCGAGCACGGCGCAATGAACCTTGTCATCAGCCCGGAGATCGCCGGAATGGTGACGGCCTCCTGGAAGAACATCACCGCCCGCGAAGCGCTCGACGCCGTCTGTCTGGCCCACGGGCTCACGGTTCAGGCGAATGGCGGGTTCCTGCTCGTTTCGAGGCCGAAGGAACCGCCCGCCCGGGTGGAACCGGCGAAGAAAACCGTCGCACAGATGTTCCGGCCGCTCTACATCTCGGGCCGCGACCTCCGTCCGCTGATCGAGCCGTTGCTGACGCCGAACGTCGGCCGCGTCTCCGTCACCCTGCCGCAATCGACCGGCGAGGCCCGGCGGATACCGGGAGGTGCCGATTCGCTGTCGCAGCCCGATGCGGTGATGGTCGTCGACTATCCCGAGGTCATCGAACTCGTGGCGCGGACCATCTCGGAACTCGACGTTCCCGCGCCGCATGTGGAACTGGAAGCCACGATTCTCGACGTGCAGCTTTCGGGACGGGTGAAGGACGGCGTGGGATCGCTCATCGCGAACGGCGAGTTCAGCCATCGCCCCGGCTTCGTGAGTCTGGATGACCCGCAGATGTCGATGCCCTGCGACTCCTGCTGCCAGACCTGCGACATGCCCTGCAGCGAAGTGGTCCGGAAGCTCAAACTCTGGACCGACGTGAAGCTGGTCTCGAATGCCCGCCTGCTGGTCCTCAACAAGCAGCCTGCGGAACTCCAGGTCGGCTCGGAAAGCCTGGCCATTCTGCCCCGGGGCGGAACCATGTCGACCTCCGCGGTCGATGGAGGAATGCGGCTCTTTGTGCGGCCGTTCGTGTCGGCCGACCATCTGGTGCGGCTGGAAGTTGCCCCCGAGGCGATCACGTCCCGCTCGCAGCCGATGAACACGCGCCGCGAGACATTCGCTTCCGTGGCAACGAACGTGGCCGTTCCGAACGGGGGATCGCTCGTGATCGCCGGGCTGAACGTCGACCAGTCAGTCGCCCCCAGCGCCATCTTCCAGGGCTTCGGTCGGCCGAAGAAGAAGCACAAGGACGAAGCCGACCGGGCTGTGAGACGCGAAATCGTGATCATGATCACGCCGCGGGTGGTGCAGGGATGCGGGCCGCTTCATTGA
- a CDS encoding inositol monophosphatase family protein — MRQLAVARHAARTASEVINRYFREGVEMREKGPGDLVSAADVDAEKAIASVIHQAFPNDAILGEESHSAPADSERLWIVDPIDGTTNFAHQIPHFAVSIAYYERGVPMCGLIHNPVTGDWYSAIKGEGALVNGKKARVNPHATLNETIVAMGFFPGMTPETKATFDAAQEFVRAGVHGVRRLGAASLDFCNVGCGFYGAYFEYALAPWDFAAGRLFVEEAGGKVTTASGDPLPTGRSSILATNGILHDAALEIVRAQLR, encoded by the coding sequence ATGCGTCAACTCGCCGTCGCCCGTCACGCCGCCCGCACGGCCTCGGAAGTCATCAACCGCTATTTCCGCGAAGGCGTCGAGATGCGGGAGAAAGGCCCAGGCGACCTCGTTTCTGCCGCCGATGTCGATGCCGAAAAGGCCATCGCCAGCGTCATCCACCAGGCCTTCCCCAATGATGCCATCCTCGGCGAGGAATCGCATTCGGCCCCGGCCGATTCCGAAAGGCTCTGGATCGTCGACCCCATCGACGGCACCACCAACTTCGCCCACCAGATTCCCCACTTCGCCGTGTCGATCGCTTACTACGAGCGCGGCGTCCCGATGTGCGGCCTGATTCACAACCCCGTCACCGGCGATTGGTATTCCGCCATCAAGGGGGAAGGGGCGCTCGTCAACGGCAAGAAGGCCCGCGTCAACCCCCACGCCACACTCAACGAAACCATCGTGGCCATGGGCTTCTTCCCCGGCATGACCCCCGAAACCAAGGCCACCTTCGATGCGGCCCAGGAATTCGTCCGCGCCGGCGTCCATGGCGTCCGTCGCCTCGGCGCGGCGTCCCTCGATTTCTGCAACGTCGGCTGCGGCTTCTACGGAGCCTATTTCGAGTACGCCCTCGCCCCCTGGGACTTCGCGGCCGGACGGCTGTTCGTCGAGGAAGCCGGAGGCAAGGTGACGACCGCCTCCGGCGACCCCCTCCCCACGGGCCGCTCCAGTATCCTCGCCACCAACGGCATCCTGCACGACGCCGCACTGGAGATCGTCCGGGCTCAGCTCCGCTGA
- a CDS encoding DUF433 domain-containing protein, producing MYDRIVSVPGILGGKPIVRGTRMSVEFILEMLASGATREQIVETYPLLTIEDVEQGILFAAALLRNEDVYVHVDDVS from the coding sequence ATGTACGACCGTATCGTCTCTGTTCCCGGTATTCTCGGCGGCAAGCCAATCGTCCGGGGAACGCGCATGAGCGTCGAGTTCATCCTTGAGATGCTCGCGTCGGGCGCCACTCGTGAACAGATTGTGGAGACTTATCCCCTCTTGACGATTGAAGACGTCGAGCAGGGGATTCTGTTCGCCGCGGCCTTGTTGCGGAACGAAGACGTCTATGTCCACGTCGACGACGTGTCGTGA
- a CDS encoding sigma-54-dependent transcriptional regulator: MSDIASSATIRLTGRVAVWSRDERARQRLVLAIQQNGYEAVEFATIETLRTGIASSPFSACVIDEPDHPDVVRATEQAARQGGHPTQFVVLPSLGARGMPFGGPVCDVLEPPQTAERLGRALFAAVGRSRLLAENLNLKRRLESRMFEDLVGHSEAMDTLRRKVGEASEHERPVLIHGEAGAGTSIVSRAIHLARCGGRRPFLKISCSVLSAAVVQAELFGDGRNAGRFASATGGTLLLEDVEALALPVQEQLVKVLEEKQYRPTGSDTPLPLQVRILASTHCDLQQLAAAGKFHPGLVRHLRVDAIHVPPLRDRMEDLSTLAEQFLTECAVREGQPVRKLSPEALERMRQYNWPENCRELQNVISRCCSLSTATIITAEMIEPWLEKSADDEATDPGMTLASMERKLIEATFNRFAGNRELTAKALKIGLRTLSGKLREYGYPPRGGPGSNREARAA; the protein is encoded by the coding sequence ATGAGCGACATTGCATCCTCCGCGACAATTCGCCTGACCGGCCGCGTCGCGGTCTGGTCCCGCGATGAGCGGGCCCGCCAGCGTCTGGTGCTGGCCATCCAGCAGAACGGCTATGAGGCCGTCGAGTTTGCCACCATCGAAACCCTGCGAACGGGCATCGCTTCGAGCCCGTTCTCGGCCTGCGTGATTGACGAGCCGGATCATCCGGACGTCGTCCGTGCCACGGAACAGGCCGCCCGCCAGGGTGGTCACCCGACGCAGTTCGTCGTGCTGCCTTCACTGGGAGCACGCGGCATGCCGTTCGGCGGGCCGGTCTGCGACGTGCTCGAGCCGCCCCAGACGGCTGAACGCCTCGGCCGGGCGCTGTTCGCCGCCGTCGGTCGCTCGCGGCTGCTCGCCGAAAACCTGAACCTCAAGCGGCGCCTTGAAAGCCGCATGTTCGAAGACCTCGTCGGCCACAGCGAAGCGATGGATACGCTCCGCCGGAAGGTCGGTGAAGCCAGCGAGCATGAACGCCCGGTCCTGATTCATGGTGAGGCCGGAGCCGGCACGTCGATCGTGTCGCGAGCCATTCACCTCGCCCGCTGCGGCGGTCGCCGACCGTTCCTCAAGATCTCGTGCTCGGTGCTGTCGGCCGCGGTCGTCCAGGCCGAACTGTTCGGCGACGGACGCAACGCGGGCCGGTTCGCCTCGGCCACCGGCGGCACCCTGCTGCTCGAAGACGTGGAAGCCCTGGCCCTGCCGGTGCAGGAACAGCTGGTGAAGGTGCTGGAAGAGAAGCAGTATCGTCCGACCGGTTCGGACACGCCGCTTCCGCTCCAGGTGCGGATCCTGGCTTCGACGCACTGCGACCTGCAGCAGCTCGCCGCGGCCGGCAAGTTCCATCCGGGACTGGTCCGCCATCTGCGAGTCGATGCGATCCACGTCCCGCCGCTCCGCGACCGTATGGAAGACCTGTCGACGCTGGCCGAGCAGTTCCTGACGGAATGTGCCGTCCGCGAAGGACAGCCGGTTCGCAAGCTGAGCCCCGAGGCTCTCGAGCGGATGCGTCAGTACAACTGGCCGGAAAACTGTCGCGAACTGCAGAACGTCATCAGCCGCTGCTGCTCACTGAGCACGGCAACCATCATCACGGCCGAGATGATCGAGCCCTGGCTCGAGAAGTCGGCTGACGATGAAGCGACCGATCCGGGCATGACGCTGGCTTCGATGGAACGCAAGCTGATCGAAGCGACGTTCAACCGCTTCGCCGGCAACCGCGAACTGACGGCCAAGGCCCTGAAGATTGGTCTCCGCACTCTCTCCGGCAAGCTCCGCGAGTACGGCTACCCGCCGCGTGGAGGCCCGGGTTCGAACCGCGAAGCCCGCGCCGCCTGA